The Athalia rosae chromosome 7, iyAthRosa1.1, whole genome shotgun sequence genome window below encodes:
- the LOC105689718 gene encoding 60S acidic ribosomal protein P1 gives MSSKAELACVYAALILVDDDVAVTGEKIQTILKAATVEVEPYWPGLFAKSLEGINIKDLITNIGSGVGAAPSGGAAPAAAAPTSGDAAPSKKEDKKDEPEEESDDDMGFGLFD, from the exons ATGTCTTCAAAGGCCGAGCTTGCTTGCGTTTACGCTGCCCTCATACTCGTTGACGACGATGTCGCCGTTACT ggggagaaaattcaaaccatCTTGAAGGCAGCTACCGTCGAGGTAGAACCTTACTGGCCTGGCCTCTTTGCAAAGTCCCTTGAAGGCATCAACATCAAGGACCTCATCACCAACATTGGTTCCGGAGTCGGTGCTGCCCCATCAGGTGGtg ctgCTCCAGCTGCTGCTGCCCCTACTAGTGGTGATGCTGCTCCATCCAAAAAGGAAGATAAGAAGGATGAACCAGAAGAGGAATCTGACGATGACATGGGATTCG GTCT